The DNA region CGACCGCCTACACCGTCACGGTCGACGCGGCCCACGGCGTCACGACCGGCATCAGCGCCGGCGACCGCGCCACGACGCTGCGCATTCTCGCTGACCCGAATTCGGTTCCCACCGACGTCAACCGCCCCGGCCACATCTTGCCGCTGCGCGCCGTTGACGGCGGCGTGCGCGAGCGCGACGGCCACACCGAGGCAGCGGTTGAGCTTATGAAGCTCGCCGGCCTCTCGCCCGTCGCGATGATTGGCGAGGTCGTTGCCGACGACGGCGAGATGATGCGTCTCCCCGCGCTTAAAGAGCTCTCGGCGAGCGCCGGGGTTCCGGTCATCACGATCGAGCAGCTCATCGCCTACCTCAACGAGCACGACCCTCAAGGGTCAACCGAGTGCGTGAAGAGCCCCCGTCGCGTGAGCCTTCGCGCCGACACGCTCGTGCCCACGACGCACGGCGACCTGCACATGCGCGCCTACCGCGACCGCACCTACGGCATCGACCACGTCGCGCTCGTCTCACCCAAGACCGACTTCAGCGCCGACTCGGTGCTCGTGCGCGTGCACTCGGAGTGCATCACGGGCGAGGCCTTCGGCTCACTCAAGTGCGAGTGCGGCCCCCAGCTCGACGCCGCGCTCGACCTCATCGCTGCCGAGGGTGGCGTGGTGGTGTACCTGCGAGGCCAGGAGGGCCGCGGCATCGGGCTCGCGAATAAGCTTCGCGCCTACCAGCTGCAGGAGCAGGGCATCGACACCCTCGACGCGAACATTCAGCTCGGCCTCCCCGCCGACTCGCGCGACTACACCGCGGCTGCCGACATCTTGACCGACCTCGGCGTCTCGAGCGTGCGCTTGCTCACGAACAACCCCGACAAGGTCGAGCAGCTGAGCGCCCGCGGCATCACC from Leucobacter sp. UCMA 4100 includes:
- the ribA gene encoding GTP cyclohydrolase II; amino-acid sequence: MSLSTIEEAINAIKLGKPVIVADNENRENEGDFILSAELATQEWVAWSVKYSSGLLCAPMTNEIADRMDLPMMVKRNEDVRTTAYTVTVDAAHGVTTGISAGDRATTLRILADPNSVPTDVNRPGHILPLRAVDGGVRERDGHTEAAVELMKLAGLSPVAMIGEVVADDGEMMRLPALKELSASAGVPVITIEQLIAYLNEHDPQGSTECVKSPRRVSLRADTLVPTTHGDLHMRAYRDRTYGIDHVALVSPKTDFSADSVLVRVHSECITGEAFGSLKCECGPQLDAALDLIAAEGGVVVYLRGQEGRGIGLANKLRAYQLQEQGIDTLDANIQLGLPADSRDYTAAADILTDLGVSSVRLLTNNPDKVEQLSARGITVAEQVPLVVGVTDSNAAYLSVKRDRMGHTLPADVAVAEASAVAGGGSAAGAPVTNSAAE